In the genome of Nocardia sp. NBC_00416, one region contains:
- a CDS encoding bifunctional [glutamine synthetase] adenylyltransferase/[glutamine synthetase]-adenylyl-L-tyrosine phosphorylase, protein MVRPPSARSAVPGVGRLGLLEPSAADSLRTLGWDNVDSIAVLWSLSRAPDADLALSTLVRLSEALGNEWAELDSAIRSEKTLRGRLFALLGSSTAFGDHLVADPGSWILLRRTELPDHDELIADLLAVVAAEPESGPHAGPMLFRAGESGPEVVALLRKRYRDQLMLLAAVDLAATVEDEPVVPYEVVGRQLTALADAALTAALAVAVARVCRDEPCPVRLAVIAMGKSGACELNYVSDVDILFVAEPADAVATRLAAELMTVGSSAFFDVDAALRPEGKAGALVRTLDSHLAYYQRWARTWEFQALLKARAMTGDIELGEQYRAATDAMVWTASERPDFVPDVQAMRRRVEDLVPADLRERELKLGSGSLRDVEFAVQLLQLVHGRVDPKLHVQGTVEALAALAARGYVGRDDAANLTASYEFLRLLEHRLQLQRLKRTHTLPAADDEEGMRWLARAAHIRPDGTRDAAGVLRGELRRHTGRIRRLHTKLFYRPLLESVARLDSDALRLSPDAAVRQLAALGYADPEHALGHLRALTSGVSRKGRIQAVLLPTLLEWLGETPDPDAGLLAYRRVSEGLVDQDWYLRVLRDEGAVGQRLMMVLGSSAYLPDLLINAPETIRMYADGPHGPLLLRTGPVEVANGILTAADRYTDPKRAVATARSLRRHELARVASADLLGLLDVPQVCAALSAVWVAVLEASLRAVIRASVAERGAPAPADFAVIGMGRLGGMELGYGSDADVLFVCDPRPGEEEHVAVKWANGIAEQVQKLLGAPSTDPPLQVDAGLRPEGRSGPLVRTLTAYDAYYRQWAHSWEVQALLRAHQVAGDQDLGVRFLHTIDRVRYPAGGVSADAVREIRRIKARIDSERLPRGADPATHTKLGRGGLADIEWTVQLLQLRHAHEIPALHNTSTLESLDVIEKAGLLGAEDADLLRQSWITATAARNALVLVRGKPSDQLPGPGRTLSAVAKVAGWPNDDGGEFLDNYLRITRRAKAVVERVFGS, encoded by the coding sequence ATGGTCCGCCCCCCGTCCGCCCGGTCCGCCGTCCCCGGCGTCGGCCGGCTCGGATTGCTCGAGCCGTCGGCCGCCGACTCGCTGAGAACTCTCGGCTGGGACAACGTCGACAGCATCGCGGTGCTGTGGTCGCTGTCCCGGGCGCCGGACGCGGACCTGGCGCTGAGCACCCTGGTCAGGCTGTCCGAGGCGCTCGGAAACGAGTGGGCGGAGCTGGATTCGGCGATCCGCTCCGAGAAGACACTGCGCGGCCGGCTGTTCGCGCTGCTCGGATCGTCGACCGCGTTCGGCGATCACCTGGTGGCGGATCCGGGGTCCTGGATCCTGTTGCGCCGCACCGAACTACCCGACCACGACGAGCTGATCGCCGATCTGCTCGCGGTGGTCGCCGCCGAACCCGAGTCCGGTCCGCACGCCGGGCCGATGCTGTTCCGGGCCGGCGAATCCGGACCCGAAGTGGTGGCCCTGCTGCGCAAGCGCTACCGCGACCAGCTCATGCTGCTGGCCGCCGTGGACCTGGCCGCGACCGTCGAGGACGAGCCGGTCGTCCCGTACGAGGTGGTGGGCCGACAGCTCACCGCCCTGGCCGACGCCGCGCTCACCGCCGCGCTGGCGGTCGCGGTGGCCCGGGTGTGCCGCGACGAGCCGTGCCCGGTGCGGCTGGCGGTGATAGCCATGGGCAAGAGCGGGGCGTGCGAACTCAACTACGTCAGCGATGTGGACATCCTGTTCGTCGCCGAACCCGCCGACGCCGTCGCGACCCGGCTGGCCGCGGAACTGATGACCGTCGGATCCTCGGCGTTCTTCGATGTGGACGCCGCACTGCGGCCGGAGGGCAAGGCGGGAGCGCTGGTGCGCACCCTCGATTCCCATCTCGCCTACTACCAGCGCTGGGCGCGGACCTGGGAGTTCCAGGCCCTGCTCAAAGCGCGGGCGATGACCGGTGACATCGAGCTCGGAGAGCAGTACCGGGCCGCGACCGACGCCATGGTGTGGACCGCGTCCGAACGACCCGATTTCGTCCCCGATGTGCAGGCGATGCGCCGCCGGGTGGAGGACCTGGTCCCCGCCGACCTGCGCGAGCGGGAACTCAAACTCGGCAGCGGGAGCCTGCGCGATGTGGAGTTCGCGGTGCAACTTCTGCAACTCGTGCACGGACGCGTCGACCCCAAACTGCACGTCCAGGGCACTGTGGAGGCCCTGGCGGCGCTCGCCGCGCGCGGATACGTGGGCCGTGACGACGCCGCCAACCTCACCGCCTCCTACGAGTTCCTGCGCCTGCTCGAACACCGGCTGCAGTTGCAGCGGCTCAAACGCACCCACACGCTGCCCGCCGCCGACGACGAGGAAGGGATGCGCTGGCTGGCTCGCGCCGCGCATATCCGACCCGACGGCACCCGCGACGCCGCGGGCGTCCTACGCGGCGAACTGCGCCGGCACACCGGGCGGATCCGCCGGTTGCACACCAAACTCTTCTACCGCCCGCTGCTGGAATCGGTGGCCCGGCTGGACTCGGACGCCCTGCGGCTGAGCCCGGACGCCGCGGTCCGTCAGCTCGCCGCCCTCGGTTACGCCGACCCCGAGCACGCCCTCGGTCATCTGCGCGCACTCACCAGCGGTGTCTCCCGTAAAGGACGCATCCAGGCGGTGCTGCTGCCGACCCTGCTGGAGTGGCTGGGCGAAACCCCCGACCCCGACGCCGGGCTGCTGGCCTACCGGCGGGTATCCGAAGGCCTGGTGGACCAGGACTGGTATCTGCGGGTGCTGCGCGACGAGGGCGCGGTGGGACAGCGGCTCATGATGGTGCTGGGGTCCTCGGCGTATCTACCGGATCTGCTGATCAACGCGCCCGAGACCATCCGCATGTACGCCGACGGCCCGCACGGCCCGCTGCTGCTGCGCACCGGTCCCGTCGAGGTGGCGAACGGAATCCTCACCGCCGCCGACCGCTACACCGACCCGAAGCGCGCCGTCGCCACCGCGCGCTCGCTGCGCCGCCACGAGCTCGCCCGGGTGGCGTCGGCGGATCTGCTGGGCTTGCTGGACGTGCCCCAGGTCTGCGCCGCGTTGTCCGCGGTATGGGTGGCGGTGCTCGAGGCCTCGCTGCGCGCGGTCATCCGGGCCAGCGTCGCCGAACGCGGCGCGCCCGCACCGGCGGATTTCGCGGTGATCGGGATGGGCCGGCTCGGCGGGATGGAACTGGGTTACGGGTCCGACGCCGACGTGCTCTTCGTCTGCGACCCGCGTCCCGGCGAAGAGGAACACGTCGCCGTGAAATGGGCCAACGGCATCGCCGAACAGGTTCAGAAACTGCTCGGCGCCCCCAGCACCGATCCGCCGCTGCAGGTCGACGCCGGGCTGCGACCGGAGGGACGCAGCGGTCCGCTCGTGCGCACGCTGACCGCCTACGACGCCTACTACCGCCAATGGGCGCACTCGTGGGAGGTGCAGGCCCTGCTCCGCGCGCATCAGGTCGCCGGAGACCAGGACCTGGGTGTTCGTTTCCTGCATACGATCGACCGCGTGCGCTACCCGGCCGGCGGGGTCTCGGCCGACGCGGTGCGCGAGATCCGCCGGATCAAAGCCCGGATCGATTCCGAACGGCTACCCCGGGGCGCCGACCCCGCGACCCACACCAAGCTCGGGCGCGGCGGCCTGGCCGATATCGAATGGACGGTGCAGCTGCTGCAATTGCGGCACGCACACGAGATCCCGGCGCTGCACAACACCTCCACGCTGGAATCGCTGGATGTCATCGAGAAGGCGGGCCTCCTCGGCGCCGAGGACGCCGACCTGCTGCGGCAGTCCTGGATCACCGCGACGGCGGCCCGCAACGCACTGGTCCTGGTCCGCGGTAAGCCCTCCGATCAACTACCCGGTCCCGGACGCACCCTCTCGGCGGTGGCCAAGGTGGCCGGCTGGCCCAACGATGACGGCGGCGAATTCCTGGACAACTATCTGCGGATCACCCGGCGGGCGAAAGCCGTGGTGGAGCGGGTGTTCGGCAGTTAG
- a CDS encoding metallopeptidase: MTTTRWVRWGVAAAAAMLTFSALSACAEAGSAQNATSSDNPWQIAGATTSTGPSGPREGVPDSDRQAENGDGGDMDRLALNAVADIEAFWSENYSANFPGEFRPVAKLISWDADAAERDSVEFCTVSTHELVNAAYCGEDETIGWDRGVLLPELVDRFGEMAVVMVLAHEYGHALQIPAGIATEDSPGLVTEQQADCLAGVFLRHVAEGDSPHFDLNTSAGLNGVLGATVAVRDRDPDDPENVHGSAFERVTAVQMGYTDGAGSCAEIDEQEIEQRRAGLPVTFDTGEEYMQLEVTEDALGEMAAALADILPVADSPDYDYDGVPSSCSDATPTEPVAYCPATEVIGTDVDALAERAGGTGDEDEPLSAVVTGDYNAFVVFVSRYTLAYQNAQKLTLTGADSAGLRTACLSGVVTTALSRVDSNPRLSAGDLDEAVSGLLADGLAAADVDGEVVPEGYLRLEAFRLGVLEGESACLNEYE, translated from the coding sequence ATGACCACGACACGGTGGGTGCGGTGGGGCGTCGCGGCGGCCGCGGCGATGCTGACGTTTTCGGCGCTGTCGGCGTGTGCGGAGGCCGGTTCCGCGCAGAACGCGACGAGCTCGGACAATCCGTGGCAGATCGCGGGCGCGACGACCAGTACCGGCCCCAGCGGCCCGCGGGAGGGGGTGCCCGACAGCGACCGGCAGGCCGAGAACGGGGACGGCGGCGACATGGACCGCCTCGCGCTCAACGCGGTCGCCGATATCGAGGCCTTCTGGTCGGAGAACTATTCGGCGAACTTCCCGGGCGAATTCCGCCCGGTAGCGAAACTCATCTCCTGGGACGCCGACGCCGCGGAGCGCGACTCGGTCGAGTTCTGCACGGTCAGCACCCACGAACTGGTGAACGCCGCCTACTGCGGCGAGGACGAGACCATCGGCTGGGATCGCGGAGTGCTGCTGCCGGAGCTGGTGGATCGGTTCGGTGAGATGGCGGTGGTGATGGTGCTCGCGCACGAGTACGGGCACGCGCTGCAGATACCCGCCGGGATCGCGACCGAGGATTCACCGGGCCTGGTCACCGAACAGCAGGCCGACTGCCTGGCCGGAGTGTTCCTCCGGCATGTCGCCGAGGGCGACTCACCCCATTTCGACCTCAACACCAGCGCAGGTCTCAACGGTGTCCTCGGCGCCACCGTCGCGGTGCGCGACCGCGACCCCGACGATCCGGAGAATGTGCACGGCAGCGCTTTCGAACGGGTCACCGCTGTGCAGATGGGGTACACGGACGGCGCCGGAAGCTGCGCCGAGATCGACGAACAAGAGATCGAGCAGCGCCGCGCCGGCCTCCCGGTGACCTTCGATACGGGGGAGGAGTACATGCAGCTCGAGGTCACCGAGGACGCGCTGGGCGAGATGGCGGCCGCGCTGGCCGATATCCTGCCGGTCGCCGATTCCCCCGACTACGACTACGACGGTGTGCCCAGCAGCTGCTCGGACGCCACACCGACCGAACCGGTCGCATACTGCCCGGCCACCGAGGTGATCGGGACAGATGTCGACGCGCTGGCCGAGCGGGCCGGTGGAACGGGGGACGAGGACGAACCGCTGTCGGCGGTCGTCACCGGTGACTACAACGCGTTCGTCGTCTTCGTCTCCCGCTACACGCTCGCCTATCAGAACGCGCAGAAGCTGACCCTGACCGGCGCCGACAGCGCCGGACTGCGCACGGCCTGCCTGTCGGGGGTGGTGACCACCGCGCTGAGCAGGGTCGACAGCAACCCGCGGCTGTCCGCAGGCGATCTGGACGAGGCGGTATCGGGCCTGCTGGCCGACGGGCTGGCCGCCGCCGATGTCGACGGTGAGGTCGTCCCCGAAGGCTATCTGCGGTTGGAGGCCTTCCGCCTGGGCGTACTCGAAGGCGAATCCGCCTGCCTGAACGAGTACGAGTAG
- a CDS encoding alpha/beta hydrolase — translation MRDQGVQKRRGEFEHAGNRISTRSWIPDVAVRGVIVLVHGVAEHSGRYDYVARTFAAAGFAVHALDHVGHGESADAGTRANIGSVDNAADNVAALLDLAREEHPGAPAFVVGHSMGALITLYLATRAPLEVAGVVVSAPPLIIDAGNPAQRLLAPVLTRLAPNLGVLKLDSSQISRDPAVVTAYDDDPLVFRGKLPARTATEILTAAATVLDRLPRLRVPTLALHGTADVIAAPASTDRIEQHAGTTDLTVRRYDGLYHEIFNEPERDRVLADVVAWLDARVPAE, via the coding sequence ATGCGTGATCAGGGCGTGCAGAAGCGCCGCGGGGAATTCGAACACGCCGGGAACCGGATCAGCACACGGTCCTGGATACCCGATGTCGCGGTCCGCGGGGTCATCGTCCTCGTACACGGCGTAGCCGAACATTCGGGCCGCTACGACTACGTCGCGCGGACTTTCGCCGCGGCCGGTTTCGCGGTCCACGCGCTCGATCATGTGGGGCACGGGGAGTCGGCGGATGCCGGGACGCGGGCCAATATCGGGTCGGTCGACAATGCCGCGGACAATGTGGCGGCACTGCTGGACCTGGCACGCGAGGAACACCCCGGTGCGCCCGCGTTCGTGGTCGGCCATTCCATGGGCGCGTTGATCACCTTGTACCTGGCCACCAGGGCGCCGCTGGAGGTGGCCGGAGTGGTGGTGTCGGCGCCGCCGCTGATCATCGACGCCGGTAATCCGGCGCAGCGACTGCTGGCGCCGGTACTCACCCGGCTGGCGCCGAACCTCGGTGTGCTGAAACTCGATTCGTCGCAGATCAGCCGGGACCCGGCGGTCGTCACGGCCTACGACGACGACCCGCTGGTGTTCCGGGGCAAGCTGCCCGCCCGCACGGCGACCGAAATCCTCACGGCCGCCGCGACGGTCCTCGATCGGCTGCCGCGGCTACGGGTGCCGACGCTGGCGCTGCACGGCACCGCCGACGTCATCGCCGCCCCGGCGAGTACCGATCGCATCGAACAGCACGCGGGCACCACCGATCTCACGGTCCGCCGCTACGACGGGCTCTACCACGAGATCTTCAACGAACCCGAACGCGATCGGGTACTCGCCGATGTCGTCGCCTGGCTGGACGCGCGGGTTCCGGCGGAGTAG
- a CDS encoding M20/M25/M40 family metallo-hydrolase, translated as MSTNIEARPSSGVPVDDATAERLATALRCVTVSREETDETSEAPDTDAEFVRLAAHLERSFPRVHAELDMEKFGHSRLYTWPGADPARTAAILLAHQDVVPASDPQRWTHPPFDGVVDQEFIWGRGAIDDKSRVLAILEAVESALAAGVRPRHTIYLAFGHDEEVFGNTGAARMAARLRERGVRADLLLDEGGVITDGIVNDVRVPVATIMLGEKGYATVRLSVSETGGHSSMPGRQTAVGRLARAVSRIQDDPMPLRVTPVVTDMLARLRPHLPTVKRRLLGFAGAAAPVIARIMAATPQTEAMVRTTTAPTVIRGGVKANVLPQQAEALINFRILPGDSVDSVLAHCRRAVRDEGVTIELVGMSSEPTPAAAPGPAFDLVAGITAEVAPGVAVTTGLVPGATDSRHYDDLADTRCNFAPVQLTAADLERIHGNDERLSRVNYARLIDFNRRLVTALAEPDRARGRQEPR; from the coding sequence ATGTCCACCAACATCGAGGCCCGCCCGTCATCCGGTGTCCCGGTCGACGACGCCACCGCGGAACGACTCGCGACCGCGCTGCGTTGCGTCACCGTGTCCCGGGAAGAAACGGACGAGACGTCCGAGGCTCCGGACACCGACGCGGAGTTCGTCCGCTTGGCCGCGCATCTCGAGCGGTCGTTCCCACGGGTGCACGCCGAACTCGACATGGAGAAGTTCGGTCACAGCCGTCTCTACACCTGGCCCGGCGCCGATCCGGCACGCACCGCGGCGATCCTGCTCGCGCACCAGGACGTGGTGCCCGCGAGCGACCCGCAACGCTGGACCCATCCCCCGTTCGACGGGGTGGTGGACCAGGAGTTCATCTGGGGGCGCGGCGCGATCGACGACAAGAGCCGGGTGCTGGCGATCCTGGAGGCCGTCGAGTCCGCGCTCGCCGCCGGGGTCCGTCCGCGCCACACCATCTATCTCGCGTTCGGTCATGACGAGGAGGTGTTCGGGAACACCGGCGCGGCGCGGATGGCGGCCCGGTTGCGCGAGCGGGGTGTGCGGGCCGATCTCCTGCTGGACGAGGGCGGGGTGATCACCGACGGGATCGTGAACGATGTGCGCGTACCGGTGGCGACGATCATGCTCGGTGAGAAGGGGTACGCGACGGTCCGGTTGTCGGTATCGGAGACTGGCGGGCATTCGTCCATGCCGGGACGGCAGACCGCGGTCGGACGGCTCGCGCGCGCGGTGAGCCGGATCCAGGACGATCCGATGCCCCTGCGGGTGACACCGGTGGTCACCGATATGCTGGCCCGCCTCCGGCCGCATCTGCCCACGGTCAAACGCCGACTGCTCGGCTTCGCGGGCGCGGCCGCGCCGGTGATCGCCCGGATCATGGCCGCGACCCCGCAGACCGAGGCAATGGTGCGCACCACCACCGCGCCGACCGTGATCCGCGGCGGGGTGAAGGCGAATGTGCTGCCGCAGCAGGCCGAAGCGCTGATCAACTTCCGCATCCTGCCCGGGGATTCGGTCGATTCCGTCCTCGCCCACTGCCGCCGGGCCGTACGCGATGAGGGCGTGACGATCGAACTGGTGGGGATGTCCTCCGAACCGACCCCGGCAGCCGCGCCCGGACCGGCCTTCGACCTGGTCGCCGGGATCACCGCGGAGGTGGCGCCCGGCGTCGCGGTGACCACCGGCCTGGTGCCGGGCGCCACCGATTCGCGGCACTACGACGATCTGGCCGATACCCGCTGTAATTTCGCCCCGGTCCAGCTCACCGCCGCCGATCTGGAACGGATCCACGGAAACGACGAACGGCTGTCCCGGGTGAACTACGCTCGGCTGATCGACTTCAACCGGCGCCTGGTCACCGCGCTCGCCGAGCCGGACCGGGCCCGAGGGCGTCAGGAGCCGCGCTGA
- a CDS encoding DUF4191 domain-containing protein produces the protein MAAGKPDKEAKAAAKAARKQQSKERRQQIWQAFQMQRKEDKLLLPLMIGAVVLSTLVLFGIGFLFGVQWFLLPLGVLLGALLAFIIFGRRVQKSVYGKAEGQAGAAAWVLDNLQGKWRVSNGIAATTQLDAVHRVIGLPGVIFVGEGSPQRVRSLLAQEKKRTARIIGDTPIYDVVIGNEEGQVPLKELQRYLTKLPRNIDAKRMDLIEGRLSALSSRGGPAMPKGPTPGNAKMRGMQRTIRRR, from the coding sequence ATGGCAGCAGGCAAGCCCGACAAAGAGGCCAAGGCCGCGGCGAAAGCGGCGCGCAAACAGCAGTCGAAGGAACGTCGTCAGCAGATCTGGCAGGCGTTCCAGATGCAGCGCAAAGAGGACAAACTGCTGCTGCCGCTGATGATCGGCGCGGTGGTCCTCAGCACGCTGGTGCTGTTCGGGATCGGGTTCCTCTTCGGCGTGCAGTGGTTCCTGCTGCCGCTGGGCGTGCTGCTGGGCGCGTTGCTGGCGTTCATCATCTTCGGCCGCCGCGTGCAGAAATCCGTGTATGGCAAGGCGGAGGGCCAGGCCGGTGCGGCCGCCTGGGTGCTGGACAACCTGCAGGGCAAATGGCGGGTCAGCAACGGGATCGCCGCCACCACCCAGCTCGACGCGGTCCATCGTGTGATCGGCCTGCCCGGGGTGATCTTCGTGGGCGAGGGCTCCCCACAGCGGGTGCGGTCACTGCTCGCGCAGGAGAAGAAGCGCACCGCCCGGATCATCGGCGACACCCCTATCTACGACGTGGTGATCGGTAACGAGGAGGGCCAGGTCCCGCTCAAGGAGCTCCAGCGGTACCTCACCAAACTCCCGCGCAATATCGACGCCAAACGGATGGATCTGATCGAGGGCCGGCTCAGCGCGCTGAGCTCGCGCGGCGGTCCCGCGATGCCCAAGGGGCCGACACCGGGGAACGCGAAGATGCGCGGTATGCAGCGCACTATCCGCCGCCGCTGA
- a CDS encoding RDD family protein — protein MARITGSWLSGPPVAPGSAGSDDYAGARLGLPRDGVGSLPGMFRRVVAMLVDWLIAVGISALIAQGVPASTVNLLLWFVIGLAAVTLFGFTPGQYFLRIRVIRVDAEAPVGFLRALGRQVLLVFVIPALFTDEDGRGMHDRATGTAVVRSR, from the coding sequence ATGGCACGTATCACCGGCTCCTGGCTCTCCGGACCTCCCGTCGCCCCCGGCTCCGCGGGCAGCGACGATTACGCCGGTGCCCGGTTGGGATTGCCGCGCGACGGCGTCGGATCGCTGCCGGGGATGTTCCGCCGCGTGGTCGCGATGCTGGTCGACTGGCTGATCGCGGTCGGGATCTCCGCGCTGATCGCACAGGGGGTGCCGGCGTCGACGGTGAACCTGCTCCTGTGGTTCGTGATCGGGCTGGCCGCGGTGACGCTGTTCGGGTTCACCCCCGGGCAGTACTTCCTGCGCATCCGGGTGATCCGGGTGGACGCCGAAGCGCCGGTCGGATTCCTGCGGGCGCTGGGCCGGCAGGTACTGCTGGTGTTCGTGATCCCCGCCCTGTTCACCGACGAGGACGGCCGCGGTATGCACGACCGGGCCACGGGGACCGCGGTGGTGCGCTCGCGCTGA
- the glnA gene encoding type I glutamate--ammonia ligase yields the protein MTFSTADEVIKYIADQDVEYVDIRFSDLPGVQQHFSIPAKAFTTDLAEEGLAFDGSSVRGFQSIDESDMLLLPDFSTAQLDPFRAAKTLNMNFFVHDPFTRESYSRDPRNIARKAEEYLRSTGIADTAFFGAEAEFYIFDSVRYDSGINGAFYEVESISGSWNTGAEFNPDGSPNRGYKVRNKGGYFPVAPYDHYVDLRDKISTNLQNAGFELERGHHEVGTAGQAEINYKFNTLLSAADDLQLFKYIVKNTAWAEGKTVTFMPKPLFGDNGSGMHAHQSLWKDGKPLFHDEAGYGGLSDLARHYIGGILHHAPSLLAFTNPTVNSYHRLVPGYEAPINLVYSQRNRSAAVRIPVTGNNPKAKRIEFRAPDSSGNPYLAFAAMLMAGLDGIKKKIEPLAPVDKDLYELPPEEAKNIPQAPTSLASVIDRLEADHDYLTEGNVFTEDLIETWISIKREQEIAPVNLRPHPYEFELYFDV from the coding sequence GTGACGTTCAGCACGGCCGACGAGGTCATCAAGTACATCGCGGATCAGGATGTCGAGTACGTCGACATCCGGTTCAGCGATCTGCCCGGTGTGCAGCAGCACTTCTCCATCCCGGCGAAGGCCTTCACCACCGACCTCGCCGAGGAAGGCCTCGCGTTCGACGGTTCTTCGGTGCGGGGTTTCCAGTCCATCGACGAATCCGACATGCTGCTGCTGCCCGACTTCAGCACCGCGCAGCTGGACCCGTTCCGTGCGGCGAAGACGCTCAACATGAACTTCTTCGTGCACGACCCGTTCACCCGTGAGTCCTACTCGCGCGATCCGCGCAATATCGCGCGCAAGGCCGAGGAGTACCTGCGCTCCACCGGTATCGCCGACACCGCGTTCTTCGGCGCCGAGGCCGAGTTCTACATCTTCGACTCGGTCCGCTACGACTCCGGTATCAACGGCGCCTTCTACGAGGTCGAGTCGATCTCGGGCTCCTGGAACACCGGTGCCGAGTTCAACCCGGACGGCAGCCCGAACCGCGGCTACAAGGTCCGTAACAAGGGCGGGTACTTCCCGGTCGCCCCCTACGACCACTACGTCGACCTGCGCGACAAGATCTCCACCAACCTGCAGAACGCCGGTTTCGAGCTCGAGCGCGGCCACCACGAGGTCGGCACCGCCGGTCAGGCCGAGATCAACTACAAGTTCAACACCCTGCTGAGCGCTGCCGACGATCTGCAGCTGTTCAAGTACATCGTGAAGAACACCGCCTGGGCCGAGGGCAAGACCGTCACCTTCATGCCGAAGCCGCTCTTCGGTGACAACGGCTCCGGTATGCACGCGCACCAGTCGCTGTGGAAGGACGGCAAGCCGCTGTTCCACGACGAGGCCGGCTACGGCGGCCTGTCGGACCTGGCCCGGCACTACATCGGCGGCATCCTGCACCACGCCCCGTCGCTGCTGGCGTTCACCAACCCGACGGTGAACTCCTACCACCGCCTGGTCCCCGGCTACGAGGCCCCGATCAACCTGGTGTACTCGCAGCGCAACCGCTCCGCCGCGGTCCGCATCCCGGTCACCGGCAACAACCCGAAGGCCAAGCGCATCGAATTCCGCGCGCCGGACTCCTCGGGCAACCCGTACCTGGCCTTCGCCGCCATGCTGATGGCAGGCCTGGACGGCATCAAGAAGAAGATCGAGCCGCTGGCTCCGGTCGACAAGGACCTCTACGAGCTCCCGCCGGAGGAGGCCAAGAACATCCCGCAGGCCCCCACCAGCCTGGCGTCGGTGATCGACCGCCTCGAGGCCGACCACGACTACCTCACCGAAGGCAATGTCTTCACCGAGGACCTGATCGAAACCTGGATCAGCATCAAGCGTGAGCAGGAGATCGCCCCGGTGAACCTGCGGCCGCACCCGTACGAGTTCGAGCTCTACTTCGACGTGTAA
- a CDS encoding DUF4287 domain-containing protein, which yields MSTTPKGPASYFPSIEAKYGRSIDEWKAVLRDSGSSAHKELVELLKTHGFGHGHANALVQHHLHPEKWAAA from the coding sequence ATGTCGACCACACCGAAGGGCCCCGCGTCCTACTTTCCGTCCATCGAGGCGAAGTACGGGCGGAGTATCGACGAATGGAAGGCCGTCCTGCGCGACTCCGGATCGTCCGCGCACAAGGAACTCGTCGAATTGCTGAAGACCCACGGTTTCGGGCACGGGCATGCGAACGCACTCGTCCAGCACCACCTGCACCCCGAGAAATGGGCGGCTGCCTGA